The Silene latifolia isolate original U9 population chromosome Y, ASM4854445v1, whole genome shotgun sequence sequence TCCTTGGTGGGTGGAGGAAAGGTATGAGAAGGGAGACTCCCTCCTTGACTAGGTTGTTAAGTAAGTGTGTTGAGAATTTGACTCTCTTGGGTCTCAAGGTTACCAATCCTAGATTCGGTGAGCCGATATTGTTGAAGAACGGCGGTTTGAAACTCTTTGGTATTGGCTTGCAAAGCCACTTGATTTGCGGCAAGTGTTGTCATCATGTCTTCCAAGAAATTTTGtgattggttttgattttgatttggcttTTGAAATGAAGATTTTGATAgtccttttttattttggttttggtttccaCCCCACCCAAGATTAGCATGAGCTTTCCACCCCTCGCTGTAAGCATTGGAATAGGGGTCAAATTTCCTAAACCCAAGAGCCTTCACCACTTCATTTCCTGCTTCCGTTTGCAAATATGGACACCCATCGGTGGGATCAGTTGGATCATTACAGAGGccacaaaatttcacatgagaTATACTCCCACCTCCTTTTTCAAGTTCCTTAACCAAGTTGGTAAGAAAATCAACTTTGTCTTCCATATGGGTGGAGTTTTGCTTTGAAGAAGATGCTACACTTGCCTTCTTGATTCTCCTTCCAAAATTCCTAGAGCTTCCCACTAACCATTCAATCAAATCATTTGCTTCTTGTACCGACATGTACTCAATTCCACCTTGGGTGGTGGCCTTAATCATTCGAGCATCATCTTCCAGAAGTCCACCACAAAAGTTTAAGAGCAAGTCATGATCGGTATAACCATGGTATGGGCAACTAGCAAGAAGTTgcttgaatctctcccaatactcatataaGTTTTCCCCATACATTTGCTCCATATTGATTATCTCTTTCTTGAGTTGAGAGGAGAGACTATAGGGAAAGTATTTCTCCAAGAAGGCTTTCTTCATATGGTTCCATGTGGTAATGCTTCCGGTGGGAAGATAATAGAACCAATCATTCGCCGCATCCTTTAGTGACAAAGGAAAAGCTCTCATCGGTGACTCCATTGGGTTTCATGCTAGAACACACCACATGGAACTTGTTCAAGTGCTTGTTGGGATTCTCTGTACTTGTCCCATAGAATTGTGGAAATTGATGGATGAAGCCCAGATTTATGCTTAAAGGTAGCATTCTCCACTAGAGCCGGAGAAGAGATACACAAAGGAACTTGTGTAAGGTCTAGAGGGGTGAGCTCCTTGATAGTCCTTGTCCTTGGACGTTCACAGTCCTCCGCGTCTCCCATGATGATGTTTATGGGTTGTATATCGTTTTCCACAACAAAAACGGTGTTGCTGGAAGATGAAGAATGGTTATCTTCCTCTTGGTCTTTTTGGGTTACAGAATTGATTTGTTGAATAACCGGAGGTTCTCTTCTTATAACTCTTCCTAGCCAAGCGAGAGTCCTTTGAATTTCCGAGTCGTAGGGAAGCAATGTTTCACTTGAGATCCTAGTATGAACCAGAAAAGGATCTACATAAGAATCAAATGATCAAAAAGCTCTCACAAGCAAATTTACCAAACACAACTTAGCTACTAGAAACACTAATGCAAGTGACTTGACACAACTATTCTAACAACACAATTTAAAACACTATCAAAACCGATACtttccccggtaacggcgccaaaatttgacatgcCTAAAACGTCGCTAGAAAAAACGGTCAAATTAACAATTCATAAGCCACACATAATACTAAATAACACTAATTATGAAACTAGTAAAGTAGTAAGAAGGGGATCGAACACAAGAGAAGGAGGGTTTGCAAATGTGTAATCATaagaacaattgtgacaaattaacaactagcaagtaaataaaaaggagggagttggtttggtttggttttcaagcAACAAATTTGAATTCAAATGAGAGTAATAAGCAAGTAAGCAATTGAAGATGATTATCAAATATGAGACGAAACTTAACCCAATCCTTTTGATGAACCACTAATGGTTGATCCTTGACACAATCAATCCCCAATTAGTTATTATTACCCTATTGTGGAGATAAACCCCCTAAACCTCCTTAATAGTGgttaaatgacaaggaaatcacacttaatcaattAACCCAACTCATCAATCCTAccagtagaaatcacatacattggtcaaattaataagaagataaagCATGAAAGATTCAATAGGAGTAATTAGACAAGATGGAACATGATTAATGCCTAATCACAAGTTAATCCCTTTCTTGTAGATCAAGTTAGGAGGAAATCACACTCACTAATTCAAACACAAGGTGATGCTAAGATAAAATTGCAAGGAATCACATTTAACAATacaaacaacaataaaataaGGAACTTGatttaattaagcaacaaggaaaacACACTTAATtacttaaatcaaacaaagtttccaaaattcaaacaataaacacaagggattaacaataataataaaaattagggAAATATTACAGTGTCTTACAACCAAGATATTACACCTTCAGGATTAGATTAAGAGAATGGATTAGTTCTCCATTCTAGATCTAAAAACCCAATTAAAATGATAATCTTCAAATTATAACTTGATTAACAAAATAAAGCATAAGATGATGAATCCCTAACGGTATTCATCTATATATAGTCCTAGGTTAAAGAGGaaatgtgtagatacccgtattcgtcgatattggaatttatagagaacccgacaaacacccgatgatgataggacacatgtattgtTTAGttttcattgtcattatttgggctcgttttacgatgtagaatgagcgttgtcgacgaagtattttattaatttaaatgatatttaaattaaatgttctttttaaagtgaattcattttattgttttaatttgaatttattttcttaaatttattttattgaaaataaaatatatttttgatttgaaaaatcattctttagttatttgatttgaaaaatcgatttatatcgtttataaaccgtatttgaagaactcgattttttacgatggttttatacgcgattttgagctcgttttcaacttgatttgggcacgattttcgaagcaaaaTCGAACCAACTCttgacccataacccaacccatcacatatcctcataaccaggccctaacccCATGAAAGCCCACGTCCAAACTCCCTCCAATCCAGCTAATAACccgtcccaaacagcccgcacaacCACCCTTTTCCTTACCCGTGTTCAGCTTGCCAAGCCACAAGCCCGCttcaaacaccacttaaacccgtgcccattaaccctagtatcctacccatattaccctagcatAACCAGCAAGAAGCACCCCTCctaaaccctacacgagctcacgaaagctgctggacagcagcagtgaaacagggagcccgactgcttgttgctctcttttaccctactttaactccctataaatacctcccctctgccatactttcattcctctaagttatcCATACATAATACCGTCACTCACCAGCATTAATCtccaaaaacaaaccctaattgcctctcaaaactctcgacaaaactgagacatccaaactgagaaacagtttgtgtctctctcgaaataccattcgtttccccttcaaatctccattaaaactcgagtttcttgttcctaattaaccatataacacccatctacatcttagacaaagattcacgagccaaattgaccttgagagtacacgaatcccctcgaaaaacagagtgtcatacactctgtttttgcggcttttcctgtctgtccagttttgtttgtgctcgttttccatgcccaataactcagaacgagggTGGTTTGCTTTAATATATttattctactctctttctagttttcaaaacatcttttaagtCTAATTTTCAcagtgaaacgagtgagaaattgcagtttgaaagttgttgtccagatttacaaaaaacgtgtttgttgctttgttccttcgtcgacgacggcctctcgagataaaatctacgatcgattatgacccaagacggtgtcaacgatacatgtaggttgtgggtgcatcaaatcctcctcttctcccttttatttcgttctttttatgtttgttttttcattgttcgttttacattgtttatcgttttgcgtcgtttgatatcgttaactatgaaactagtttagtctgagTATGAGTTAATGTagcaccatgaacacccgcgttaaCTTGAGTCGGGAaataaatccgccacatcggtgggtcgtatcccccttctcatttacatatcctcgtgttcaaggtagggcattaataaaatggattctaacttcgttccttgcttttgacccctcgcttgtttcgttcaattcgacctgcGCTAGGACCCTTTgaatgttagttcgacctctgattgttaacatatgactcaattagacgacattagatcattttaataacctaattagacatgtttgggtgcttcgacacaagcattaaaatcggctaacaattctataacctaattgaatgcatctctcttttcacctgatttctcgctagtataagagtgcatgattagcaccttcttattaacactcgacgagttaatttaattagcaaacttgacctaatttgaccctttaggccgtgtagaacactcggttttaggcgaagccttctgacctcttttatcatcgattTTTAATGTATATcccatatcgctttgcaaatctatctaacctaatgaacctaacctaggaactagggtggccatGGCTTGGCCGTGGGTGTGGCCGTGGGTGTGGCCGTGtcttttgtctttcttgcttcttctttatatcatttgttcatcgttgtttcgtattttgtaattaccttttgtttatcgagtcgtttcttgtaattcgtttctaattagttttctatttggtcgagtcaaaggatttacaaaaaccttagtcttatttggttagatagttgtactccaattcatgtaggagcgtagtaaatcgc is a genomic window containing:
- the LOC141630520 gene encoding uncharacterized protein LOC141630520, whose amino-acid sequence is MESPMRAFPLSLKDAANDWFYYLPTGSITTWNHMKKAFLEKYFPYSLSSQLKKEIINMEQMYGENLYEYWERFKQLLASCPYHGYTDHDLLLNFCGGLLEDDARMIKATTQGGIEYMSVQEANDLIEWLVGSSRNFGRRIKKASVASSSKQNSTHMEDKVDFLTNLVKELEKGGGSISHVKFCGLCNDPTDPTDGCPYLQTEAGNEVVKALGFRKFDPYSNAYSEGWKAHANLGWGGNQNQNKKGLSKSSFQKPNQNQNQSQNFLEDMMTTLAANQVALQANTKEFQTAVLQQYRLTESRIGGSLPSHTFPPPTKEQAQAIFLRNGRELLEAPKAPKKSKPLPAVHEVEDVIEDKIELVVDHERATTPKKLRIDEPLQEYEPQAPFPSALNDTTVMDKETSTLYDIFHKVEVNIPLLDLFSSVPKNPKFLKELCTTKRINKAKSMNNVRASEHVSAMFQKRLPQKCCDLGMFTIPCKIGELEYQRAMLDLGASINVLPHYLYECLKLRPLKPTHVVISLADRSNIYPKGIIEDVLVKVRDMIFPIDFYVIEMEPEKGSTFK